TAGGGCTTCTTGGTGTCGCCGCCCGGGACGGTGAGGTGACCGATGGAGTAGTACGTCGGGACGCGGTCGACGACCTTGCAGTCCTTCAGCGACCACTTGACGATCTCGGACGAGATGAAGACCGACGTGTAGGCGTTGCCCTTGTCGTCGAACTCGTTATGCAGGGGGCCGAGCCCCGGGTTCTGCACCTCGCAGTACATCGTGTTCTCGTACTTCACCACCGGGATCCCGTAGGATTCCTTCTCGAACTCCTTGTCGGCGATCGCCTTCTGGAACTTGCTGAAGGAGTGGACCGGGATGACCGTGGCCAGCTTGCCGCCGCCCACGATGTACTCGCCCGACGGGTCGACGTCGACGCCGTGCGGCGACTTCGGGGTGGGGAGGTAGTAGATGACGCCGGCGCAGTCCTTCGGGTCGAGCATCTTGACCGACGTCTTGACCTCGGACTTGGCGCTCTGCGTCGACTCGTCGTAGGTGTTGTGGTAGTAGCGCGTCGCCATCTCCTTCGCCTTCCCCTGGGCGACGCACTGTTCGGCGGCCTTCCAGTTGACGGCGGCGATGTAGTCCTTGTCGTTCTTCGACGCGTTCACCTCGAGCTTGGTGCTGGCCTGCTCGGTGTTGTACGAGGTGAAGAAGACCCAGCCGTGCGACGGCCCCTTGCCCGGGCGTCCGAGGTCGTAGTCGAAGCCCGGCACCAGGATCTGGAAGGCGACGTCCATCTTCCCGAACTCGTCGGCCTTCACGAAGGAGATCGTCCCCTTGAAGTCCTCGGCGAAGTTGTCGAAGCCCACCGAGCGCTGCGGAATCGGGACCGAGAAGCGCGTGGCGCTGATGACGTACTCGGTGTTCTCGGTGGTGAAGGGCGAGCCGTGGTTGCCGCCCGTGTTCGGGAGCTCCAGCGTTTCCGTCGTCTCGAACGACTTGAGGTCGATGCGGGCGAAGCGCGGGGTGTTGTTGGCGTTGATGAAGAGCCAGCGCCCGTCGTGCTCCCCGTTCGTCATGGAGAGCGACGGGTGGTGCGTGTCATCCCAGGGGACGTGCCCCCAGGAGGTGTTCAGCATCGCCCGGGTCTCGACGTTGTAGCCGTACCCGTTCTCCGGGTTCTGCGAGAAGACCGGGATCACCTTGAGGAGGCGCCCCGAGGGGATGCCGTAGACCCCGACCTGGCCCGAGAAGCCGCCGGAGGCGAAGTAATAGAACTCGTCGTAGCTCCCCGGCGGGACGTAGGTACGCGACGCCGCGTCACCGAGGGAGCCGATGCCGCCCGCCTGCTTCGACTTGGGGGCGCAGGCGTACAGGAGGGAGACGCTGAGAATGACAGCGCCCGCCGACGCCAGGATTCTCGACCGCCGCGAATGAGACATAGGTGTTGCCTCGCAATGCATGTTGAAACGCTGGGAAAGGGCACGCCGAACAGGTGGCGCTCGGTGTGGGGAATAGCTTCGCCAGGGCGGCATCGACGGGCGGTAGTGGAATCCTCTATTCTTAGTAGAGGATTCACGAAATTCGAGTGGGGGCATCGCCCGACCGATTTCCGCCTTTGGGCTCCTACTTTCGAATCAAGGAGGCCGAAAGCGGATTTCGGCCCGATTCATCTGGAGCTTCCATGCGCCTGACCCGCTTTACCGACAACGCGCTGCGCGCCCTCCTGTACCTCGCGCTGGCCCCGGACGACGTCCCGACCGTGGGGGTGGTGGCCCGGAAGATGGGGATGTCCGAAGACCACCTGCTGAAGGTGGTGCAGCGCCTCTCGCAGCTGGGCTACGTGAAGACCATCCGTGGGCGCAACGGGGGGATGCGGCTGGCGCAGCCGGCGGAGTCCATCGTCGTGGGCGAGGTGATCCGCAAGACCGAGGACAACATG
The sequence above is drawn from the Gemmatimonadetes bacterium SCN 70-22 genome and encodes:
- a CDS encoding nitrous oxide reductase, producing MSHSRRSRILASAGAVILSVSLLYACAPKSKQAGGIGSLGDAASRTYVPPGSYDEFYYFASGGFSGQVGVYGIPSGRLLKVIPVFSQNPENGYGYNVETRAMLNTSWGHVPWDDTHHPSLSMTNGEHDGRWLFINANNTPRFARIDLKSFETTETLELPNTGGNHGSPFTTENTEYVISATRFSVPIPQRSVGFDNFAEDFKGTISFVKADEFGKMDVAFQILVPGFDYDLGRPGKGPSHGWVFFTSYNTEQASTKLEVNASKNDKDYIAAVNWKAAEQCVAQGKAKEMATRYYHNTYDESTQSAKSEVKTSVKMLDPKDCAGVIYYLPTPKSPHGVDVDPSGEYIVGGGKLATVIPVHSFSKFQKAIADKEFEKESYGIPVVKYENTMYCEVQNPGLGPLHNEFDDKGNAYTSVFISSEIVKWSLKDCKVVDRVPTYYSIGHLTVPGGDTKKPYGKYVIAMNKITKDRYLPTGPELTQSAQLYDITGEKMKLLLDFPTIGEPHYAQAIPAEKIRNNQVKFYKLAENKHPYVARAETETGLSRSGKTVHIKMTAIRSHFVPDNIEGVQVGDTVLFHVTNLEQDWDVPHGFAAIGSTNDAELLVMPGQTRTLTWVAKYPGVYPFYCTDFCSALHQEMQGYVRVAPSGSQVALSASTSKKAQEAIAAAVGGR
- a CDS encoding Rrf2 family transcriptional regulator, with the protein product MRLTRFTDNALRALLYLALAPDDVPTVGVVARKMGMSEDHLLKVVQRLSQLGYVKTIRGRNGGMRLAQPAESIVVGEVIRKTEDNMALVPCFDPTDAICPVAPACGLAPALDEALKAFLTTLDRYTVADLIAKRRELMKLVDMKDPEMAAAS